AGAACCTGTTCGAGGTGCCGCTGTCGTTCACCTACCTCGGCAGCGCGCGGTGGTTCGGCGTGCCCGCGTCGGTGCTGATCTGCCTGGTGGCGTTCGCACTGGGGATCGTGGCACTGGCGTACTTCCGGCAGGGGCGCTCGATCTACGCGATCGGCGGCAACGTCGAGGCGGCGCGCGCCGCGGGCATCCGCACCGAGCGGGTGCTGTGGACGGTGCTGGTCATCGCCAGCCTGCTGGCCGCGCTGGCCGGGTTGCTGATGACCGGCAGGCTCGGGTCGGTCGGCCCGGCGCAGGGCCAGGGGATGATCTTCACGGTGTTCGCGGCCGCGGTCATCGGCGGGGTCAGCCTGGACGGCGGCAAGGGCACGATCTTCGGCGCGCTCACCGGTGTGCTGGCCCTCGGGCTGATCGAGAACATCCTGACCCTCGGCGGGGTGTCGCCGCACTGGATCCAGGCCATCTACGGCGCGATCATCCTCATCGCGCTGATGCTGGCGCGGCTGACCTCGGGGAAGGCGCAGGACTAGTGGAGGAGGTCGCGCTGCACACGAGGCTCCGCCCCGGCAAGGAGGCGGAGTACGACCGCGTGCACGCGGAGATCCCGGCCGCGCTCGACGACGCGTTGCGCGCGGCCGGGGTCCACTCCTGGCGGATCTGGCGCAGCGGGCGGGAGCTGTTCCACCTGGTGGTGTGCGAGGACTACGCCGTGATGCGGGAGCACCTGCGCGAGCATCCGGCCAACGTGCCGTGGCAGGCGCGGATGGCGTCGCTGCTGGAGGTTGCCGACGACTACTCCGGAGCGGAGTCCGGCGTTGGCCTGGTGTGGGAGCTGCCGTGCGCGAAGTCCAATTAGGACGGACTGATGTCCGGGTCAGCGCGCTCGGGTTCGGAGCGGCGCCGATGGCCGGGCTCTACCGCGAGGTCTCCGAGGAGATCGCGGCGGGCTCGGTCGCGGCGGCGTTGGACGCGGGGGTCTCGTACTTCGACACCGCTCCGCACTACGGGCTCGGGCTGTCGGAACGGCGGCTCGGCAAGGCTCTTGCGTCCGCCTCGGACTTCGTGATCTCGACGAAGGTCGGTCGTCGGCTGGAGCCGGTACCTGTCGTCGGCGACGACATGGCCAACGGTTTCGCCGTTCCCGCAACGCATCGGCGGGTGTGGGACTTCAGCGCGGACGGCGTGCTCGCCTCGGTCGAGTCCTCTTTGGACAGACTCGGGCTGTCCCGGGTGGACATCCTGCTGCTGCACGATCCTGACGACCACTGGGACCAGGCCGTCGGTGAGGCACTGCCCGCGCTGGCCGAGCTGCGCGAGAAGGGTGCGGTCGGCGCGATCGGCGCGGGCATGAACCAGTGGCAGATGTTGGCGCGGTTCGTCGCGGAGACCTCCGTCGACGTGGTGATGCTGGCGGGTCGCTACACGTTGCTCGAGCAGTCGGCGTTGGACGAGCTGCTGCCGTTGTGCTCGGAGCGCCAGGTGTCCGTGATCGCGGCCGCGGTGTTCAACTCCGGCATCCTGTCGCGGCCCGTCGTCGCGCCCGATGCGACCTACAACTACGAGCCCGCACCGCCCGCTTTGATCGACCGCGCTCGGCGGATGGCGGAGGTGTGCGGGCGGTTCGGCGTGACGCTGCCGCAGGCCGCTCTGCAGTTCCCGTTGGGGCATCCGGCGGTGGCGTCGGTGGTGATCGGGGCGCGGACTGGCCCGCAGATGGCGGAGAACGCGCGCATGTTCGGCGACCCGGTGCCCGCTGAGTGCTGGGCCGCGCTGAAGTCCG
The window above is part of the Allokutzneria albata genome. Proteins encoded here:
- a CDS encoding ABC transporter permease yields the protein MTETASAPRLRFARFRDLALLPAIVVLMIVGALVDPVFLSADNLTNVLQQRTELSLLVLGQALVLISGKIDLSLESTIGLAPALALGLIIPASAHGLGVELPEWTAIPLCLLIGVVIGAFNGFLILKLQLSAFIVTLGMLTVLRGLQIGFTEGQNLFEVPLSFTYLGSARWFGVPASVLICLVAFALGIVALAYFRQGRSIYAIGGNVEAARAAGIRTERVLWTVLVIASLLAALAGLLMTGRLGSVGPAQGQGMIFTVFAAAVIGGVSLDGGKGTIFGALTGVLALGLIENILTLGGVSPHWIQAIYGAIILIALMLARLTSGKAQD
- a CDS encoding L-rhamnose mutarotase, translated to MEEVALHTRLRPGKEAEYDRVHAEIPAALDDALRAAGVHSWRIWRSGRELFHLVVCEDYAVMREHLREHPANVPWQARMASLLEVADDYSGAESGVGLVWELPCAKSN
- a CDS encoding aldo/keto reductase, whose product is MREVQLGRTDVRVSALGFGAAPMAGLYREVSEEIAAGSVAAALDAGVSYFDTAPHYGLGLSERRLGKALASASDFVISTKVGRRLEPVPVVGDDMANGFAVPATHRRVWDFSADGVLASVESSLDRLGLSRVDILLLHDPDDHWDQAVGEALPALAELREKGAVGAIGAGMNQWQMLARFVAETSVDVVMLAGRYTLLEQSALDELLPLCSERQVSVIAAAVFNSGILSRPVVAPDATYNYEPAPPALIDRARRMAEVCGRFGVTLPQAALQFPLGHPAVASVVIGARTGPQMAENARMFGDPVPAECWAALKSEGLLRPDAPVPT